The Mangrovivirga cuniculi genomic sequence CAACCAATTATTTTTTTCGCATCGCGAAGTCCTGCCATAATAGAAAGAATTCCGGTACCACAACCAATGTCATAAACCAATTTACCTTTATGGTTTAATCCCATTTGCATCCTGACCATCATTGAGGTTGTTTGATGGTGGCCAGTACCAAAACTCATCTTTGGGGTGATTATAATTTCATAATCGTAGGTCTTTTCTACTTCGTGAAAATCTGCCCTTACAATAGCCTTATCACCGATTACGATTGGTTTATAACTTTTCTCCCATTCCTCATTCCAGTTCTTTTTTGGAATGTTCAGAATCTTATATTTCAGCGGTTCAATATTGCCATACCTGCTTATTTGTACATCTAGCTGATCTTTATCATACAGATCAGATTGAATGTAACATAACAGGCCATTATCTGACTCAACAAATGAATCAAAGCCGATTTCTGACAGCTCTGCCATCAGAATTTCGGCCATTTCCTCACTACACGTGAAGCTTATTTCAACATAATCCATTTAGTAAGATTTAGCAATATCTACGAAGTCGCGAGATTTTAATGAGGCGCCCCCGATCAATCCTCCATCTACATCTTCACAGGCAAAAAGTTCTTTAGCATTGCCAGGTTTGCAACTTCCACCGTATAATATAGAAATGCTGTTTGCTACGTCAGCATTATATTTTTCAGCCAGATGTTTTCTTATTGCTTCGTGCATTTCCTGTGCTTGCTCCGGAGAAGCAGTCAGCCCGGTACCTATAGCCCAGATTGGCTCATATGCTATAACCACTTTTTTAATTTCGTCTTCGGAAAGGTGAAACAGACTATTTGAAATCTGATTGGTTACAAATGACACATATTTCCCACCTTCTCTTTGCTCAAGACTTTCTCCACAGCAAAAGATTGGGGTCAATCCCGCAGAAAGTAACTTGTCAGTCTTTTTTGCCAGAAACTCATCTGTTTCCGAGAAGTACTCTCTTCTTTCACTATGACCTATTATAACATAACTCGTACCAATAGCTTTTAGCATGGGAACAGAAATTTCCCCTGTGTATGCACCACTTTCTTCAGTATGGCAATTCTGAGCCCCAAGAAATACTTTTTCCTGATCTCCTGTTAGTTTTTGAACACTTTCAAGGTGAGTATATGGAGGGCAGATAACCAGAGTAACATCGTTAGGGACTTCGTCTCCTGCCATATTTACTATTTCAGA encodes the following:
- the prmA gene encoding 50S ribosomal protein L11 methyltransferase, with protein sequence MDYVEISFTCSEEMAEILMAELSEIGFDSFVESDNGLLCYIQSDLYDKDQLDVQISRYGNIEPLKYKILNIPKKNWNEEWEKSYKPIVIGDKAIVRADFHEVEKTYDYEIIITPKMSFGTGHHQTTSMMVRMQMGLNHKGKLVYDIGCGTGILSIMAGLRDAKKIIGCDIDEWSVVNTRENIQNNNMNEKISVVHGTVQSLPEEPADILLANINKNIILSELESYNSRLKEGGHILFSGFYERDTSDILDAAKKFGLNLEKEASEQNWKCLQLVKKGK
- the tpiA gene encoding triose-phosphate isomerase; its protein translation is MRKKIVAGNWKMNLLPEEGKKLTSEIVNMAGDEVPNDVTLVICPPYTHLESVQKLTGDQEKVFLGAQNCHTEESGAYTGEISVPMLKAIGTSYVIIGHSERREYFSETDEFLAKKTDKLLSAGLTPIFCCGESLEQREGGKYVSFVTNQISNSLFHLSEDEIKKVVIAYEPIWAIGTGLTASPEQAQEMHEAIRKHLAEKYNADVANSISILYGGSCKPGNAKELFACEDVDGGLIGGASLKSRDFVDIAKSY